From the genome of [Chlorobium] sp. 445:
TCGCATACATCGCCAGCATCGGTATAAATCGGCTCAACAATTTTTTGACCTGTCTCATCAATAAACCCAAATCGGTCGCCAAGCCGAATTGGGAGCAACTTGCCGTTTGGTTTTGGGCGAGCATCGCAAGAGAGAAGAAGCGTAGAAAAAAGTATGCTAAATGCAAACCAAGAAAAAATGCGCATAGCTTGTGAAGGAATTAATTAAGCGGATAATTCACAGCTTTAAGCATCTCATAGAATTTTTCTGCAGGGTTGCTTGACTGATTTAGCTGTTGCATCACGAGTGCTTTGCCAATTGGATAGGTGAGCATATAGGTGCGATAGTCAGTGTCGCGCAGGCGTGCAATCACGCGATGCAACAGCTCATCTTCACTAGGCGAAAAGCGACGTAGATATGCAAAAACAGTATCGTCATCAGCCTGTTGTTCATGCACAAGCAAGGCAGCATTGATAATGGATTTGCGACCGAGTTCCTGCAACACGCTTAAAATCTCAGCATCACGTTCGCTCAAGGGACAATGATGCAACTCACTGTGTGCATTTAGCCAAGCAACACTGGCAGCGATATCACCAACAATAAGATGTTCTGCAGCCTCAGCAAGACCTTCTGCAAGCAAACTTGCTGGCGTGCCAAGCAAACTGATAGAAAATTCGTCATATCCTAACTTCTCAACAAGTTCTGCTTCCTTGACAATGGCTTCAGTGTGATGACCGCAAAAAGCTTCGTGAGTTGTCGTGTGCAAAAGATTCCAAATCGTGGTTGGGACATCAATGTTAAGTTCATAGAGTGAGAGAAACTTTCCTTTATACCAGTGATAGCCTGCCCAAGGTTTATTTCGCACCAAGCGGACTTCAATGTGATTTTCAGGTAATGGAAAAAGTCTGTGAGCAAGTTCTTTCGTTTCACGAATGGCGACGGTGAGAAATCGCTCAATAGCTTCTCCTTGTAACTCAAAACGTTTGCGCCAGCGAACGAACCGCTCTGAGAGTGAACCCTGACCCTCTAAGAGATGCTCAAGTGTATCGATGTGAGCAGAAAGTTCAGCGTCATCCTGCCATGCGATGTGCTGTATGCCTAAGCAAAGGCGAGCTTCCTCACGAAAGGGAAAAGTATGCCCCAGCTTTTTTTCTATCATGGTATGCAGCGCCAAGGTTTGGGCACGAAGATACTGTGCACGGTCACCTTGCTCATGCTCGAGTGCTGCTAAGATAGCTTCTGCCTGCTGATGCAAAGACTCAAGTGGAACAGGAGGAACTTGTGCGAGGCGCTCACGCCACACAGCAGCCTTGCCATAAGCGGCATCAACGACACCGGGCTGGTGCTTATCGAAGTGCAAGGCAAGCTGTATGTAAGGTGCGACGATGTCTGAAAATGAAGCGTTCATAAGATGAGCAAAATGATTGCAAGATACATCGCTACCATCTATTTTTGAAGCCTTATTGAAGATTTCAACGATACACACTCAATGGGTTTTACACTCATCACGGGTGCTTCAACAGGCATCGGAGCAGAATTTGCAAAGCAATATGCTGCAAAAAAGAAATCACTGATTCTTGTAGCACGCTCACAAGATAAACTTTGCACACTTGCACAAGACTTGCAACAAGCCTTTGGTATTGAGGTCAAAACCTTCGCACAAGATTTATCAAAGCCTGACGGTGCAGAGCGTGTCTTTGAATTTTGCAAAGCGCAAAATGTAGAGATTGACTTGCTTATCAATAATGCTGGTGTAGGGCTCTCGCAGAAGTTCCAGTATCAGCAGCTTGCAGAAATCGAGTCCATGATTCGCCTGAATCTGCTGACGACAGTCAAACTCACGCATCTACTTTTACCAGAGTTTTTGGCAAGGAAACAAGGCGGGATTATCAATGTCGCATCGGTTGCTGCGTTTCAAGGCACACCAAATATGTGCGTCTATGCTGCAACAAAAGCCTTTTTGCTTTCTTTTTCTGAAGCTTTAGCAGAGGAACTGCATGGCAGTGGAGTGCGTGTGATGGTGCTCTGTCCCGGTGGCACAGCCACACGTTTCTTCCAAAATGCAGGCTATAAACAAGAGAGATTCAAACTTCCACTGCAAACTCCGAGCGAGGTTGTCAAGGTAGGTATTGCTGCTTTTGAGCGCGGAAAGACCTGTGTCATCTCTGGCTGGCTTAACAAAGCACTGGTTTTTGCAGAGCGCTTTACACCACGCTGGCTGAATACCAGACTCGCTGGTGTGTTTGTTGGTGAGATTTGAGGACAGACAAAATAGACAGGTATCTCTACTGCAGTGTTGCAGGCATGAAAACTAATTGTGTAGTTCTGCCATGAACTCTTCTTCAATCTGTCTCATCTTTCTGCCAATAATAGCATAGTAATAAATCGGTATGCCGTCAATCGAGAGGCGGTGGCGGTATCGTTCCAAATGATACAGATTAAGGTAATCGCTTAAGATTAGCCGCTTGATGAATGTTGAGAAACCGCTGTTGTCCTTTTGGCTTAAGAATGTCTCTTTAATGTTGAAGGCGATCCAGCCGTTTTCTTCTATGAGGTTAAACGCATTTGCAAACGCCTTGGGCGGTATATCTCCAAATCCTAAAGCCGCTACCGTGGTCATACAATCAAAATGCCATTGTTGCAATTGAATCAATTCTTCAGGCTGCATCTCGGTAAGATTCACTACAAAATACTCATCGTAGACTGCAGGTCGGTCACGTTCAGCAGCATGTTTAGCTTCAGGCAGAATGTCGATACCAACCAGTCGTGCTACACCATACTCCATCAAGACCTCACCCATCATACCATTACCAGCGCCGACGTCTAAGACTCTAAGTTGTGTGAAGTATGCACCAGATTCTTCTACCGTCTTTTTAAGCAATGCGCCAACTTTTTGTGGGGATTGACATTTGAGGCGCTGATAAAAGAGCTGTTCGTAAAGTCCAGCATGTCGATATATCTCGGCGTAGTCGTGGAAGCGAACCTTTTTTTCGCCTTCGGCAGTCTCCAAGAAGAAATAAGCCTCATCTTGCGCCAGTTGAAAGGGTTCATTTGGGGGAAGTTTCAATGCATATTTTTGTCTCATTACGCTGTTAATCTTTTCAAGTCCTTCTCAAAAAAACGAAAAGCAGAGTAGGAAAGTTCAGTTTGCAGTGGTGCGCGACGTCAAAGCAGCTAGGCACAATCCTCAATCTGGCGTTACGGTTGTAACGGGCGTAACGAATTTAATTTCCAAGTGTCCATCCTCAAGCATTTGTGCTTCTTGTGGCACAAGTCCAGCTAACGAATCAGGTAGAGCAATATCACGGTATCGTGTGCCGACGCGCAAGGTAAGGGTTGCTCCTAAGCGTGAGAGTTCGATTTTGTCGGTTGGTGCAAAGGGCAGTTTCACACGCAAAACGGAGCCATGCTCTTCCTGTCGAATGGAAATCGGCTTTTCGGCATAGAGCAATTTGGCGGGGTCAATATCACCATAGAGTTTGTCAGCAAGCAAGCGCAATCGTTCAATGCCAGTAACTTCGCTTTTGAAGAGTGGGACTTTGAAGATTGGCATTGGGGAAAAATCGTTGAAAATCTGTCCAAGGTAACGCTGCTGCGACTCATGCCATTCAGCATAGTAACCA
Proteins encoded in this window:
- a CDS encoding short-chain dehydrogenase, whose translation is MGFTLITGASTGIGAEFAKQYAAKKKSLILVARSQDKLCTLAQDLQQAFGIEVKTFAQDLSKPDGAERVFEFCKAQNVEIDLLINNAGVGLSQKFQYQQLAEIESMIRLNLLTTVKLTHLLLPEFLARKQGGIINVASVAAFQGTPNMCVYAATKAFLLSFSEALAEELHGSGVRVMVLCPGGTATRFFQNAGYKQERFKLPLQTPSEVVKVGIAAFERGKTCVISGWLNKALVFAERFTPRWLNTRLAGVFVGEI
- a CDS encoding methyltransferase — protein: MRQKYALKLPPNEPFQLAQDEAYFFLETAEGEKKVRFHDYAEIYRHAGLYEQLFYQRLKCQSPQKVGALLKKTVEESGAYFTQLRVLDVGAGNGMMGEVLMEYGVARLVGIDILPEAKHAAERDRPAVYDEYFVVNLTEMQPEELIQLQQWHFDCMTTVAALGFGDIPPKAFANAFNLIEENGWIAFNIKETFLSQKDNSGFSTFIKRLILSDYLNLYHLERYRHRLSIDGIPIYYYAIIGRKMRQIEEEFMAELHN